The Penaeus chinensis breed Huanghai No. 1 chromosome 39, ASM1920278v2, whole genome shotgun sequence genome has a segment encoding these proteins:
- the LOC125046393 gene encoding splicing factor 3B subunit 2-like isoform X2, translated as MAVTEEELAKLRVVDLKAKLSELGLPTQGLKSELVERLYQHLLAQEEAANMEEGKDGGEMDEGGQEGDHTDQLGQAENRELEEQQQQEDMVVEEEEEEEGNEIQEQQQELKQQAQPPQQEQGEPPQDQNELLRKAREQEEMLARQRQLEEERLMQQKVREQQRLLEQQQQQKQQEDLYRLQEAALKEKQREEHEKQVQLLRLQREALKQKEEEHKIPAPPPGPPGITAPIPRPSAPASVAPVPPGVGTVPVLGPPGVKASVVVPPPAASFTPHPQGPINVGGPAGFTGPAPIPSAGLLGPAPGSVPKSTPSPQQPPLRPPLLQTATTRAPTSIAPQRPPMPMANTSPRPPGAGLLGAAPPTMGPPGENQDKNEKPPPLMSLHVTAPKEETPREVKLPQALEQALAFKTERAKQVGVNPEDVEKVEREGLAGMDELESLPPQPRPPVPVAKAQPSFIPTGYEEEDDEAPEEPNQKSKQEKSKKKKKKKRKGRHRFQEEMDRQRNERLKKDKSDADDPNIEIEYVQDTIDLDITDPNYRHFAKIFEAFRIAEPEPKVEEEKVVPKTEIPLVDPKKLGSKVPGIPLDDDDDDDDDIKKEEDDKPKLSKRKMKLLKRMSIAELKQTVSRPDVVEMHDVTAKDPKLLVHLKATRNTVPVPRHWCFKRKYLQGKRGIEKPPFELPDFIKRTGIMEMRAALQEKEDQKTLKAKMRDKVRPKMGKIDIDYQKLHDAFFKWQTKPKMTIHGDLYYEGKEFETKMKDKKPGEMSDDLRIALGMPVGANAHKVPPPWLIAMQRYGPPPSYPNLKIPGLNSPIPEGCSFGYHAGGWGKPPVDNMGKPIYGDVFGTQSKDFDSPLTEEEVERTMWGELESESEEESEEESEEESDEDVSGLVTPGETGLVTPSGISSLPAGLETPDMIELRKKRMETEMEGGDTPALYTILPEKRTETMGRAMMGSTHTYDLGAAGVGGAAARSAPQGVEVALDPSELDLVDTDAMAARYEATLREQQKGEEEDFSDMVAEHAAKQRNKRRKQQQDQAKPAKKYKDFKF; from the exons ATGGCCGTGACGGAGGAGGAGCTAGCCAAGCTCAGGGTGGTCGACCTGAAGGCCAAACTGTCCGAGCTCGGGCTTCCCACGCAAG gtCTGAAGAGTGAGCTTGTGGAACGACTTTATCAACACCTGCTTGCCCAGGAAGAGGCTGCCAACATGGAAGAGGGCAAAG atggGGGGGAGATGGATGAGGGAGGCCAAGAGGGAGACCACACAGACCAGCTGGGGCAAGCAGAGAACAGAGAACtggaagagcagcagcagcaggaggacatggtggtggaggaagaggaggaggaagagggcaacGAGAtacaggagcagcagcaggagctaAAGCAGCAAGCCCAGCCGCCACAGCAAGAGCAAGGAGAACCTCCACAGGATCAGAATGAACTCCTAAGGAAGGCGAGGGAACAAGAAGAG ATGTTGGCCCGTCAAAGACAGTTGGAGGAAGAACGACTGATGCAGCAGAAGGTCAGGGAGCAACAGCGGCTTTtagaacagcagcagcaacagaaaCAGCAGGAAGACCTGTATCGTCTTCAGGAGGCAGCACTGAAGGAAAAGCAGAGGGAGGAACATGAGAAACAAGTGCAGCTGCTGAGGCTGCAGAGGGAGGCTCtgaaacagaaggaagaggaacataaA ATACCAGCTCCACCACCAGGTCCTCCAGGCATTACTGCCCCAATTCCACGGCCCTCTGCACCCGCATCTGTAGCTCCAGTACCACCAGGGGTAGGAACGGTTCCAGTTCTAGGGCCTCCTGGTGTTAAGGCTTCTGTGGTTGTGCCACCACCTGCAGCATCATTCACGCCACATCCTCAAGGGCCGATCAATGTTGGTGGTCCAGCTGGATTCACAGGCCCAGCTCCCATCCCAAGTGCTGGTCTCTTGGGCCCTGCACCAGGGTCTGTGCCCAAGTCCACACCCTCACCACAGCAGCCACCTCTCAGGCCTCCACTCCTTCAGACAGCTACAACTCGTGCACCAACCTCCATTGCACCGCAGCGTCCGCCTATGCCTATGGCAAACACATCACCCAGACCTCCG GGTGCAGGGCTGTTAGGTGCTGCTCCTCCTACTATGGGGCCCCCCGGCGAAAACCAAGACAAGAACGAGAAGCCGCCTCCACTTATGTCCCTGCACGTGACAGCTCCTAAAGAAGAGACTCCTCGTGAGGTGAAGCTGCCACAGGCCTTGGAGCAGGCCCTGGCTTTCAAGACAGAACGTGCCAAGCAG GTGGGTGTAAATCCAGAAGATGTGGAGAAGGTTGAGAGGGAAGGACTGGCTGGCATGGACGAGCTGGAGAGCCTTCCGCCTCAGCCCCGTCCCCCTGTGCCTGTGGCCAAAGCTCAGCCCTCATTTATTCCAACTGggtatgaagaggaagatgatgaagccCCAGAGGAACCCAACCAGAAGAGCAAGcaggagaagagtaagaaaaagaagaaaaagaagaggaagggacgtCATCGCTTCCAGGAGGAGATGGACAGACAAAGGAATGAGAGATTGAAGAAGGACAAAAGTGATGCAGATGATCCAAACATAGAAATTGAGTATGTGCAGGATACTATTGACCTAGATATCACAGATCCTAATTATAGACACTTTGCCAAAATATTTGAGGCTTTCCGTATTGCGGAACCAGAGCCAAAGGTCGAAGAAGAGAAAGTGGTTCCCAAGACAGAAATTCCACTAGTGGATCCAAAGAAACTTGGTTCAAAGGTTCCAGGGATTCCCttggatgatgacgatgatgatgatgatgacataaaaaaagaggaggatgataagCCAAAGTTatccaaaagaaaaatgaaactgcTTAAGCGTATGAGCATTGCAGAACTAAAGCAGACAGTGAGTCGTCCAGATGTTGTTGAAATGCATGATGTCACAGCAAAGGATCCAAAACTGCTGGTGCATCTAAAAGCCACAAGAAATACTGTACCTGTCCCACGACACTGGTGCTTCAAGCGCAAGTACCTCCAAGGTAAGCGTGGTATTGAAAAGCCTCCTTTCGAGCTGCCAGACTTCATCAAACGCACAGGAATTATGGAGATGAGAGCAGCTTTGCAGGAGAAGGAAGATCAAAAGACACTCAAGGCAAAGATGCGAGACAAGGTGAGGCCCAAGATGGGTAAGATTGACATTGATTATCAGAAGCTCCATGATGCTTTCTTCAAGTGGCAAACCAAACCCAAGATGACAATACATGGAGACCTTTACTATGAAGGCAAAGAATTTGAAACAAAGATGAAAGATAAGAAACCTGGAGAAATGAGTGATGATCTGAGGATAGCCCTGGGTATGCCTGTGGGTGCTAATGCACACAAAGTCCCACCTCCATGGCTCATTGCCATGCAGCGTTATGGTCCACCTCCATCATATCCAAACTTAAAAATACCTGGCCTCAATTCACCTATACCTGAAGGCTGTAGCTTTGGTTACCATGCAGGTGGCTGGGGTAAACCTCCTGTAGATAATATGGGCAAACCTATATATGGTGATGTGTTTGGTACCCAGAGCAAAGATTTTGACTCGCCGCTAactgaagaggaggtagagaggactATGTGGGGAGAactggagagtgagagtgaagaggagtcggaagaagagagtgaggaagaatcTGATGAGGATGTCAGTGGGTTAGTAACTCCTGGAGAAACTGGTCTAGTCACTCCTTCAGGCATTAGCTCTTTACCAGCTGGCTTGGAGACACCAGACATGATTGAATTGAGAAAGAAGCGCATGGAAACAGAAATGGAAGGTGGCGACACTCCAGCACTATACACTATCCTCCCAGAGAAGCGTACAGAGACCATGGGGCGGGCAATGATGGGCTCAACACACACTTACGACTTAGGAGCTGCAGGTGTGGGTGGGGCAGCAGCTCGTTCAGCACCACAGGGAGTCGAGGTGGCCCTCGATCCCTCAGAATTGGATTTGGTGGACACCGATGCCATGGCTGCACGTTACGAAGCTACTCTCAGGGAAcagcagaagggggaagaggaagacttCTCAGATATGGTGGCTGAACATGCGGCAAAACaacggaataagaggaggaagcaaCAACAAGACCAAGCTAAGCCAGCCAAGAAGTACAAGGACTTCAAGTTCTAA
- the LOC125046393 gene encoding splicing factor 3B subunit 2-like isoform X1 — translation MAVTEEELAKLRVVDLKAKLSELGLPTQGLKSELVERLYQHLLAQEEAANMEEGKDGGEMDEGGQEGDHTDQLGQAENRELEEQQQQEDMVVEEEEEEEGNEIQEQQQELKQQAQPPQQEQGEPPQDQNELLRKAREQEEMLARQRQLEEERLMQQKVREQQRLLEQQQQQKQQEDLYRLQEAALKEKQREEHEKQVQLLRLQREALKQKEEEHKIPAPPPGPPGITAPIPRPSAPASVAPVPPGVGTVPVLGPPGVKASVVVPPPAASFTPHPQGPINVGGPAGFTGPAPIPSAGLLGPAPGSVPKSTPSPQQPPLRPPLLQTATTRAPTSIAPQRPPMPMANTSPRPPVLGKTSCLQGAGLLGAAPPTMGPPGENQDKNEKPPPLMSLHVTAPKEETPREVKLPQALEQALAFKTERAKQVGVNPEDVEKVEREGLAGMDELESLPPQPRPPVPVAKAQPSFIPTGYEEEDDEAPEEPNQKSKQEKSKKKKKKKRKGRHRFQEEMDRQRNERLKKDKSDADDPNIEIEYVQDTIDLDITDPNYRHFAKIFEAFRIAEPEPKVEEEKVVPKTEIPLVDPKKLGSKVPGIPLDDDDDDDDDIKKEEDDKPKLSKRKMKLLKRMSIAELKQTVSRPDVVEMHDVTAKDPKLLVHLKATRNTVPVPRHWCFKRKYLQGKRGIEKPPFELPDFIKRTGIMEMRAALQEKEDQKTLKAKMRDKVRPKMGKIDIDYQKLHDAFFKWQTKPKMTIHGDLYYEGKEFETKMKDKKPGEMSDDLRIALGMPVGANAHKVPPPWLIAMQRYGPPPSYPNLKIPGLNSPIPEGCSFGYHAGGWGKPPVDNMGKPIYGDVFGTQSKDFDSPLTEEEVERTMWGELESESEEESEEESEEESDEDVSGLVTPGETGLVTPSGISSLPAGLETPDMIELRKKRMETEMEGGDTPALYTILPEKRTETMGRAMMGSTHTYDLGAAGVGGAAARSAPQGVEVALDPSELDLVDTDAMAARYEATLREQQKGEEEDFSDMVAEHAAKQRNKRRKQQQDQAKPAKKYKDFKF, via the exons ATGGCCGTGACGGAGGAGGAGCTAGCCAAGCTCAGGGTGGTCGACCTGAAGGCCAAACTGTCCGAGCTCGGGCTTCCCACGCAAG gtCTGAAGAGTGAGCTTGTGGAACGACTTTATCAACACCTGCTTGCCCAGGAAGAGGCTGCCAACATGGAAGAGGGCAAAG atggGGGGGAGATGGATGAGGGAGGCCAAGAGGGAGACCACACAGACCAGCTGGGGCAAGCAGAGAACAGAGAACtggaagagcagcagcagcaggaggacatggtggtggaggaagaggaggaggaagagggcaacGAGAtacaggagcagcagcaggagctaAAGCAGCAAGCCCAGCCGCCACAGCAAGAGCAAGGAGAACCTCCACAGGATCAGAATGAACTCCTAAGGAAGGCGAGGGAACAAGAAGAG ATGTTGGCCCGTCAAAGACAGTTGGAGGAAGAACGACTGATGCAGCAGAAGGTCAGGGAGCAACAGCGGCTTTtagaacagcagcagcaacagaaaCAGCAGGAAGACCTGTATCGTCTTCAGGAGGCAGCACTGAAGGAAAAGCAGAGGGAGGAACATGAGAAACAAGTGCAGCTGCTGAGGCTGCAGAGGGAGGCTCtgaaacagaaggaagaggaacataaA ATACCAGCTCCACCACCAGGTCCTCCAGGCATTACTGCCCCAATTCCACGGCCCTCTGCACCCGCATCTGTAGCTCCAGTACCACCAGGGGTAGGAACGGTTCCAGTTCTAGGGCCTCCTGGTGTTAAGGCTTCTGTGGTTGTGCCACCACCTGCAGCATCATTCACGCCACATCCTCAAGGGCCGATCAATGTTGGTGGTCCAGCTGGATTCACAGGCCCAGCTCCCATCCCAAGTGCTGGTCTCTTGGGCCCTGCACCAGGGTCTGTGCCCAAGTCCACACCCTCACCACAGCAGCCACCTCTCAGGCCTCCACTCCTTCAGACAGCTACAACTCGTGCACCAACCTCCATTGCACCGCAGCGTCCGCCTATGCCTATGGCAAACACATCACCCAGACCTCCG GTACTTGGTAAAACTTCCTGCTTGCAGGGTGCAGGGCTGTTAGGTGCTGCTCCTCCTACTATGGGGCCCCCCGGCGAAAACCAAGACAAGAACGAGAAGCCGCCTCCACTTATGTCCCTGCACGTGACAGCTCCTAAAGAAGAGACTCCTCGTGAGGTGAAGCTGCCACAGGCCTTGGAGCAGGCCCTGGCTTTCAAGACAGAACGTGCCAAGCAG GTGGGTGTAAATCCAGAAGATGTGGAGAAGGTTGAGAGGGAAGGACTGGCTGGCATGGACGAGCTGGAGAGCCTTCCGCCTCAGCCCCGTCCCCCTGTGCCTGTGGCCAAAGCTCAGCCCTCATTTATTCCAACTGggtatgaagaggaagatgatgaagccCCAGAGGAACCCAACCAGAAGAGCAAGcaggagaagagtaagaaaaagaagaaaaagaagaggaagggacgtCATCGCTTCCAGGAGGAGATGGACAGACAAAGGAATGAGAGATTGAAGAAGGACAAAAGTGATGCAGATGATCCAAACATAGAAATTGAGTATGTGCAGGATACTATTGACCTAGATATCACAGATCCTAATTATAGACACTTTGCCAAAATATTTGAGGCTTTCCGTATTGCGGAACCAGAGCCAAAGGTCGAAGAAGAGAAAGTGGTTCCCAAGACAGAAATTCCACTAGTGGATCCAAAGAAACTTGGTTCAAAGGTTCCAGGGATTCCCttggatgatgacgatgatgatgatgatgacataaaaaaagaggaggatgataagCCAAAGTTatccaaaagaaaaatgaaactgcTTAAGCGTATGAGCATTGCAGAACTAAAGCAGACAGTGAGTCGTCCAGATGTTGTTGAAATGCATGATGTCACAGCAAAGGATCCAAAACTGCTGGTGCATCTAAAAGCCACAAGAAATACTGTACCTGTCCCACGACACTGGTGCTTCAAGCGCAAGTACCTCCAAGGTAAGCGTGGTATTGAAAAGCCTCCTTTCGAGCTGCCAGACTTCATCAAACGCACAGGAATTATGGAGATGAGAGCAGCTTTGCAGGAGAAGGAAGATCAAAAGACACTCAAGGCAAAGATGCGAGACAAGGTGAGGCCCAAGATGGGTAAGATTGACATTGATTATCAGAAGCTCCATGATGCTTTCTTCAAGTGGCAAACCAAACCCAAGATGACAATACATGGAGACCTTTACTATGAAGGCAAAGAATTTGAAACAAAGATGAAAGATAAGAAACCTGGAGAAATGAGTGATGATCTGAGGATAGCCCTGGGTATGCCTGTGGGTGCTAATGCACACAAAGTCCCACCTCCATGGCTCATTGCCATGCAGCGTTATGGTCCACCTCCATCATATCCAAACTTAAAAATACCTGGCCTCAATTCACCTATACCTGAAGGCTGTAGCTTTGGTTACCATGCAGGTGGCTGGGGTAAACCTCCTGTAGATAATATGGGCAAACCTATATATGGTGATGTGTTTGGTACCCAGAGCAAAGATTTTGACTCGCCGCTAactgaagaggaggtagagaggactATGTGGGGAGAactggagagtgagagtgaagaggagtcggaagaagagagtgaggaagaatcTGATGAGGATGTCAGTGGGTTAGTAACTCCTGGAGAAACTGGTCTAGTCACTCCTTCAGGCATTAGCTCTTTACCAGCTGGCTTGGAGACACCAGACATGATTGAATTGAGAAAGAAGCGCATGGAAACAGAAATGGAAGGTGGCGACACTCCAGCACTATACACTATCCTCCCAGAGAAGCGTACAGAGACCATGGGGCGGGCAATGATGGGCTCAACACACACTTACGACTTAGGAGCTGCAGGTGTGGGTGGGGCAGCAGCTCGTTCAGCACCACAGGGAGTCGAGGTGGCCCTCGATCCCTCAGAATTGGATTTGGTGGACACCGATGCCATGGCTGCACGTTACGAAGCTACTCTCAGGGAAcagcagaagggggaagaggaagacttCTCAGATATGGTGGCTGAACATGCGGCAAAACaacggaataagaggaggaagcaaCAACAAGACCAAGCTAAGCCAGCCAAGAAGTACAAGGACTTCAAGTTCTAA